In a single window of the Salirhabdus salicampi genome:
- a CDS encoding protein kinase domain-containing protein — MKNSLKSQGLKVRPGTTVSGKWHHNHYEVVKTLGYGAIGTVFLAKKENQLVAIKMSEQQASITTEVNVLKALQKVQGKRLGPSLLDVDDWQLRNGKQISFYVMEYLDGTGLNTFLKKRGYEWIGILLLQILDDLDRLHREGWIFGDLKRENLIVTQSPPRLRWIDVGGTTKIGRAVKEYTEFYDRGYWGLGSRKADPSYDLFALAMVVIQIFYPNYFLKGKDPLRTLRYYINRAPGLRLYSSCLEKALLGKYTSGKEMKDDISRLLLSRKKRKEQKIPVNNSVGTNVTNGNRSDLKLRFMETTGIGIIMFIFYMIFVLLQ, encoded by the coding sequence ATGAAGAATTCATTGAAGAGTCAGGGTCTTAAAGTTCGCCCTGGTACAACCGTAAGTGGGAAGTGGCATCATAATCATTACGAGGTTGTAAAAACATTAGGTTATGGGGCTATTGGAACAGTATTTCTAGCAAAAAAGGAAAATCAGCTAGTAGCGATTAAGATGAGTGAACAACAAGCCTCCATAACGACAGAGGTTAATGTGTTAAAGGCTTTACAGAAGGTCCAGGGAAAACGCCTTGGGCCTTCTTTGTTAGATGTAGATGATTGGCAGTTGAGAAATGGAAAGCAAATTTCGTTTTACGTTATGGAGTATTTAGACGGTACAGGTTTAAATACGTTTCTGAAAAAGCGGGGTTATGAGTGGATTGGAATATTATTATTACAAATATTGGATGACCTCGATCGTTTACATCGTGAAGGTTGGATTTTTGGAGACTTAAAAAGGGAAAATTTAATTGTCACCCAATCTCCTCCTCGATTAAGGTGGATAGATGTAGGTGGCACGACGAAAATCGGAAGAGCTGTTAAAGAATATACAGAATTTTATGATCGAGGATACTGGGGGCTTGGGAGTCGCAAGGCCGACCCTAGTTATGATTTATTTGCATTAGCTATGGTTGTGATTCAAATTTTTTATCCTAATTACTTCTTAAAAGGGAAAGACCCATTAAGAACCTTGCGTTATTATATCAATCGAGCACCGGGACTGAGATTATATTCTTCTTGTTTGGAAAAAGCACTACTAGGGAAATATACATCTGGAAAAGAAATGAAAGACGATATTTCACGTTTATTACTCTCTAGAAAGAAAAGAAAAGAGCAAAAAATACCCGTAAACAATTCAGTTGGAACAAATGTGACAAACGGAAACAGAAGTGATCTTAAGTTAAGATTTATGGAAACTACCGGAATCGGGATTATTATGTTTATTTTCTACATGATATTTGTTCTGTTACAGTAA
- the hpt gene encoding hypoxanthine phosphoribosyltransferase has product MQNDIKEVLISEEQILAKTEEIATRLTEEYDGKFPLAIGVLKGAMPFMADLVKRMDTFIEMDFMDVSSYGGGMKSSGEVKIVKDLDTKVEGRDLLIIEDIIDSGLTLSYLVDLFKYRKANSIKIVTLLDKPAGRQAGVEADVVGFEVPDEFVVGYGLDYQERYRNLPYIGILKPEVYSGQE; this is encoded by the coding sequence ATGCAGAACGACATTAAGGAAGTTTTAATATCTGAGGAACAAATACTTGCAAAGACTGAGGAAATTGCTACACGATTAACGGAAGAATACGATGGTAAATTTCCTCTGGCTATCGGCGTGTTAAAAGGGGCTATGCCTTTTATGGCCGACTTAGTAAAACGCATGGATACGTTTATTGAGATGGATTTCATGGATGTTTCCAGTTATGGAGGCGGAATGAAATCATCTGGTGAAGTAAAAATTGTGAAAGATTTAGATACGAAAGTAGAAGGAAGAGACCTGTTAATTATTGAAGATATAATTGATAGCGGACTAACTTTAAGCTATTTAGTTGACCTTTTTAAGTACCGCAAAGCAAACTCAATTAAAATTGTAACCCTGTTGGACAAACCAGCAGGAAGACAAGCAGGTGTAGAAGCTGACGTAGTTGGTTTTGAAGTTCCAGATGAATTTGTAGTTGGTTACGGTTTAGATTACCAGGAAAGGTACCGTAATCTTCCGTATATCGGCATCTTAAAACCTGAGGTGTATTCCGGCCAAGAATAA
- the tilS gene encoding tRNA lysidine(34) synthetase TilS: protein MLKDKVLRFAQKHTLIEKGDTIFVAVSGGPDSMALLHWLTTIKQQYSLHIIVLSIDHQLRGQSSKDDLQYVEAMCNQWDIPFKGTSLDVASYKEQMKKGTQLAARELRYAFFQQMMEKSELPKLAMGHHGDDLVETMFMQLGRGMSPKGIPVKRTFANGWIIRPLLCLEKDEIEHYCVENDIVPRRDESNEETTYTRNAIRKTVLPFLKDLNPSISENLLQVSLSKQEDERFLLEEAKKVMTDVVEFSSNPKEAKVKINHFTTYPRPLQRRVFHLILNYLYNNMVKNVTSLHIDDIFSLLEMDKPNSTLHFPNGLSVNKAYNELVFRFSHSHFKPYHIELNPHKPVQLPNGSRLTLEYIEEETFPNELGDDQFVCGAQSLTFPLIVRTRKKGDKMKVRGLNGHKKVKDIFIDQKVPKHLRDEWPIVCDQEDQVLWVAGLKKGEPIENNASRKWVRITLSQNDHT from the coding sequence ATGCTGAAAGATAAAGTTCTACGATTCGCTCAAAAGCATACATTAATCGAAAAAGGGGATACAATTTTTGTAGCTGTGTCAGGTGGACCTGACTCAATGGCATTGTTACATTGGTTAACAACGATTAAACAACAGTACTCATTACATATTATTGTGTTATCCATTGATCATCAATTACGTGGTCAAAGTTCGAAAGATGATTTGCAGTATGTAGAAGCGATGTGTAATCAATGGGATATTCCTTTTAAAGGAACGAGTTTAGACGTTGCTTCTTATAAGGAACAAATGAAGAAGGGTACACAGTTAGCAGCTAGGGAATTACGTTATGCGTTTTTTCAACAAATGATGGAGAAAAGCGAATTACCAAAGCTTGCTATGGGTCACCATGGTGATGATTTAGTGGAGACAATGTTTATGCAATTAGGCAGAGGGATGAGTCCTAAGGGAATTCCAGTGAAAAGAACGTTTGCTAACGGTTGGATCATCCGCCCACTGTTATGCCTGGAAAAAGATGAAATTGAACATTATTGTGTCGAAAACGACATTGTTCCAAGGCGAGATGAATCAAATGAAGAAACAACATACACGAGAAATGCAATAAGGAAAACCGTACTTCCGTTTTTGAAGGACCTAAACCCTTCCATAAGTGAAAATTTATTACAGGTCAGTCTATCAAAACAAGAAGATGAACGTTTTCTGTTAGAGGAAGCAAAGAAGGTTATGACGGATGTTGTTGAATTTTCGTCTAATCCGAAAGAGGCTAAGGTGAAAATTAATCATTTTACCACTTATCCACGACCTTTACAAAGGAGGGTGTTTCATCTAATATTAAACTATCTTTACAATAACATGGTAAAAAACGTAACTTCTCTTCATATTGATGACATTTTTTCTTTGCTTGAAATGGATAAGCCGAATAGTACACTTCATTTCCCGAATGGTTTAAGTGTTAACAAGGCATATAACGAATTGGTATTTCGTTTTTCCCACTCCCATTTCAAACCATATCATATTGAACTTAATCCTCATAAGCCAGTACAACTTCCAAATGGATCAAGACTTACTTTGGAATATATTGAGGAAGAAACGTTTCCTAATGAATTAGGGGATGACCAATTTGTATGTGGTGCACAATCATTAACTTTCCCATTAATTGTGCGAACGAGAAAAAAAGGAGATAAAATGAAGGTAAGGGGACTTAATGGTCATAAAAAAGTAAAAGATATATTTATTGATCAAAAAGTACCAAAACACTTAAGGGATGAGTGGCCAATTGTATGTGATCAGGAGGATCAAGTGCTTTGGGTTGCCGGCTTAAAAAAAGGTGAACCTATAGAGAACAACGCGTCTAGAAAGTGGGTTCGAATTACATTAAGCCAAAATGATCATACATAG